Proteins co-encoded in one Paracrocinitomix mangrovi genomic window:
- a CDS encoding SpoIIE family protein phosphatase → MGKIFAISLILISFYGFGQPKSNDELAAVYNNHSNHDSLRADAAIEIANRVYFFDLDSAQTLIQNAKKWSLSSNYKYGLARVDGFLGFIHHVKGEYLEAIESYTTSIDYNLKNGFDIERAMDLGNYGGLLVELKDPKALDCYKQSIEIYEKHNATVDLAFLYANVAQFYAVDFENDSSLIYLYKALPLAETDDSKSTVYSGLTRTHLNKKNLDSADYYSKKAFEQALILADSTSIRRYYQVQMEIKYGQNQIDSALYFGKKAQTIKNVTSQIIYGFNETYSAVLHKKGRDKEAFVYLDSAYRYFRDFHSEEMKNAAFRNAVSFEYKEMRLADSLNYLREEELKEAEHQKELAVEAQRRYILYGGMGLLAVVLLMAYRGYRRKKQDNEIISKQKREVEEQKMLVDEKNTEILDSIQYAKRIQTAILPSEKTISELLPNSFILYKPKDIVAGDFYWIEPIPESGGVLIAAADCTGHGVPGAMVSVICNNALNRSVREYKLTDPGKILDQTRELVISEFQKSTDEVKDGMDIALVSLTLNTKNENEDDTNSHSSTHSQTASHSQPHSASHSHSVLKYSGAHNPLWIIKRGSNEIIEVKADKQPIGKFDHAKSFTTHEITVESGDQIYLFSDGFIDQFGGPKGKKFKASNFKELLLSVAKESPQKQKQLIDEAFESWKSSLEQLDDVCVIGVRI, encoded by the coding sequence TTGGGAAAAATTTTCGCAATATCACTCATTTTAATCTCTTTCTATGGCTTTGGACAACCAAAGTCAAATGATGAATTAGCGGCAGTATACAACAATCATTCAAATCATGATAGTTTGCGCGCAGATGCTGCTATTGAAATTGCAAATCGCGTCTACTTTTTTGATCTTGATTCGGCTCAAACACTCATTCAAAATGCCAAAAAATGGTCTTTAAGTTCAAACTATAAATATGGCTTAGCAAGAGTTGACGGTTTTTTGGGTTTTATCCACCATGTAAAAGGAGAATACCTTGAAGCCATTGAAAGTTATACTACTTCAATTGATTATAATTTAAAAAATGGCTTTGATATTGAAAGAGCTATGGATTTGGGTAACTATGGTGGTTTACTGGTTGAATTAAAAGACCCTAAAGCATTAGATTGTTACAAGCAATCAATAGAAATTTATGAAAAACACAATGCAACTGTTGACCTGGCATTTTTATACGCCAATGTAGCTCAATTTTACGCAGTTGATTTTGAAAATGACAGTTCACTTATTTATCTATATAAAGCATTACCCTTAGCCGAAACAGATGATTCAAAGTCAACGGTTTATTCTGGATTAACCAGAACGCATCTGAATAAAAAGAATCTTGATAGTGCTGATTATTATTCTAAAAAAGCATTTGAACAAGCTTTAATTCTTGCAGATTCAACCTCTATTAGAAGGTATTATCAAGTACAAATGGAAATAAAGTATGGACAAAATCAAATTGATTCGGCTTTGTATTTTGGTAAAAAAGCACAAACTATTAAGAATGTAACAAGTCAGATAATTTATGGCTTTAATGAAACTTACAGTGCTGTTTTACACAAAAAAGGAAGGGATAAAGAAGCTTTCGTATACCTTGATTCAGCCTACAGATATTTCCGCGATTTCCATTCAGAGGAAATGAAAAATGCGGCTTTTAGAAATGCTGTTAGTTTTGAATATAAGGAGATGCGTTTGGCAGATTCACTCAATTACTTGAGAGAGGAAGAATTAAAAGAAGCGGAACATCAAAAAGAATTGGCCGTTGAGGCACAAAGAAGATATATTCTTTACGGCGGAATGGGTTTGCTAGCAGTAGTCTTGTTAATGGCATATCGTGGATATCGACGAAAAAAACAAGACAATGAAATCATCAGTAAGCAAAAACGCGAGGTTGAAGAGCAAAAAATGCTGGTAGATGAAAAAAATACGGAGATTTTGGATTCAATTCAATACGCAAAACGCATTCAAACAGCCATTTTACCATCCGAAAAAACAATCAGTGAATTGTTGCCAAACTCCTTCATCTTATATAAACCAAAAGACATTGTTGCAGGAGATTTTTACTGGATTGAACCGATCCCTGAATCAGGAGGTGTGCTAATTGCTGCAGCAGATTGTACAGGACACGGAGTACCTGGAGCAATGGTATCTGTAATCTGCAACAATGCGCTTAACAGGTCGGTTAGGGAGTACAAGTTAACCGATCCCGGAAAAATATTGGATCAAACAAGAGAATTGGTTATTTCAGAATTCCAAAAATCTACAGATGAGGTGAAGGATGGAATGGATATAGCTCTTGTTTCGCTAACACTCAACACGAAGAATGAGAATGAAGATGACACTAATTCACATTCTAGTACTCATTCTCAAACTGCTTCTCATTCTCAACCTCATTCCGCTTCTCATTCTCATTCTGTCCTAAAATATTCGGGTGCGCATAATCCGCTTTGGATAATCAAAAGGGGAAGTAATGAAATTATTGAGGTAAAGGCAGACAAGCAACCAATTGGAAAATTTGATCATGCAAAGTCCTTTACAACGCATGAAATAACAGTTGAAAGTGGAGACCAAATCTACCTTTTTTCAGATGGCTTTATTGATCAATTTGGTGGACCAAAAGGTAAAAAATTCAAGGCATCCAACTTTAAGGAACTGTTGCTGTCCGTAGCAAAAGAATCACCTCAAAAACAAAAGCAGTTAATTGACGAAGCCTTTGAAAGCTGGAAGTCAAGTTTAGAGCAGCTAGATGACGTTTGCGTTATAGGTGTGAGAATATAA
- a CDS encoding tetratricopeptide repeat protein — MVSKLAMEHEIALDNALDKATSYFEKVDLIIDYCMTEIDIHIGGDYEKRVQQGIDFLKEIDYPLGEAHITMAYAYKLWREYDLKQMQDYTAKAVELFEKLDSDRGRITAYFMRTFGALSIGNYDTAFHYAILAVKEAERLDGLKVQVDGTVSFRGWAYFMMGIMYFDISDHQNAVEYFEKALHIFEKLDHLFGQNRTKPALSSALIELARYDEAEMMLNEAIKGFTENYNEEGLSRAINDLGVLYFRTGRNKEAEQKFNEAYDIRINLKNKRGVNTTLLEYAEFKLAHNKPSEALELIKRAQELSVLNDAKPKQMRAHHLMYKAYRELGNVAEAFDNLEKYLALKDEVSSSETNHKLKLQESNFAAEKAEQLAELEKEKNKQLKAAHDEIAEKQQEITDSINYAKRIQYAILPSDSLFENHLEESFVLYKPKDIVAGDFYWMQVVENPDQNKVLLAAADCTGHGVPGAMVSVVCNNALNRSIREHSLYEPGLILDQTREIVIKELSRNQEDVKDGMDIALVSLENENNPDGEAILKFAGANNPLWVIREGEVEIEEYKPNKQPIGKFDYPQPFETQEIKLKKGDQFYLFSDGFADQFGGPKGKKFKASNLKKLFLSIAKESMQKQKEKVDKVFEDWKGDLEQLDDICVIGVRI, encoded by the coding sequence ATGGTTTCTAAGCTCGCCATGGAACACGAAATTGCTTTAGATAATGCCCTCGATAAAGCCACTTCTTATTTTGAGAAAGTTGATTTAATCATTGATTATTGCATGACCGAAATCGATATCCACATTGGAGGCGATTACGAGAAAAGAGTTCAACAAGGCATTGATTTCCTCAAAGAAATAGATTATCCACTTGGTGAAGCTCACATCACCATGGCTTACGCTTACAAGTTATGGAGAGAGTATGATCTTAAACAAATGCAGGATTATACGGCTAAAGCAGTAGAACTTTTTGAGAAATTAGACAGTGATAGAGGTAGAATCACTGCTTATTTTATGCGCACTTTTGGAGCCCTTTCAATTGGGAATTATGACACTGCTTTTCACTATGCCATTTTAGCGGTTAAAGAAGCAGAGAGATTAGATGGTTTAAAAGTTCAGGTAGACGGTACTGTATCATTTAGAGGCTGGGCATATTTCATGATGGGTATTATGTATTTTGATATATCTGACCACCAAAATGCGGTTGAATATTTTGAAAAAGCCTTGCATATTTTTGAAAAGTTGGATCATTTATTTGGGCAAAATAGAACCAAACCTGCTTTAAGTAGTGCACTTATAGAATTGGCTAGATATGATGAGGCAGAAATGATGCTCAATGAAGCAATAAAAGGTTTTACAGAGAATTATAATGAAGAAGGTTTAAGCAGGGCCATCAATGATTTGGGTGTGCTTTACTTTAGAACCGGAAGAAATAAAGAAGCTGAGCAAAAGTTCAATGAAGCTTATGATATCCGCATCAACCTAAAAAATAAAAGAGGGGTAAATACAACTTTGCTAGAATATGCCGAATTTAAATTGGCGCATAACAAACCATCTGAAGCATTAGAATTAATAAAAAGAGCGCAAGAATTGAGCGTCTTGAATGATGCCAAACCAAAACAAATGAGAGCGCATCATTTGATGTATAAGGCATACAGAGAATTGGGTAATGTGGCTGAAGCATTTGATAATTTAGAAAAATATCTGGCCTTAAAAGATGAGGTATCCAGTTCTGAAACCAATCATAAATTAAAGTTACAGGAATCCAATTTTGCTGCCGAAAAAGCCGAGCAATTGGCTGAATTGGAGAAAGAAAAAAACAAGCAGCTTAAGGCTGCGCATGATGAAATTGCCGAGAAACAGCAAGAGATAACAGATAGTATCAACTATGCCAAACGCATTCAGTACGCCATTTTACCCTCTGACAGTTTATTTGAAAATCATCTAGAAGAAAGTTTTGTGTTGTACAAACCAAAGGATATTGTTGCGGGAGATTTTTATTGGATGCAGGTAGTTGAAAATCCTGATCAAAATAAAGTTCTTTTGGCTGCTGCAGATTGTACCGGTCATGGGGTGCCGGGAGCAATGGTTTCAGTGGTTTGTAATAATGCTTTAAATAGAAGCATCAGAGAGCATAGTTTGTATGAGCCAGGTTTAATTCTAGATCAAACCAGAGAAATTGTCATCAAAGAACTTTCCAGAAATCAGGAAGATGTAAAGGATGGAATGGATATCGCATTGGTGTCACTTGAAAATGAGAATAATCCAGATGGTGAAGCAATTTTAAAATTTGCCGGAGCCAATAATCCTTTATGGGTTATAAGAGAAGGGGAAGTTGAAATTGAGGAGTATAAACCAAACAAGCAGCCAATAGGTAAGTTTGATTATCCACAGCCTTTTGAAACGCAAGAAATTAAGTTGAAAAAGGGAGATCAGTTTTACTTGTTTTCTGATGGTTTTGCAGATCAGTTTGGTGGACCAAAGGGTAAAAAATTCAAAGCATCCAACCTTAAAAAGCTATTTCTATCTATTGCAAAAGAATCAATGCAAAAGCAAAAAGAAAAGGTAGACAAAGTCTTTGAAGATTGGAAAGGAGATTTAGAGCAGTTAGATGATATTTGCGTAATTGGTGTGAGAATATAA
- a CDS encoding STAS/SEC14 domain-containing protein codes for MEFHIENKNSTVYVDEHGIFTIKYKVDCKLEVEDFKTIVDIFAEWSQGEAWKVLHIFPKGASASGEARNYGAKRKKRCSAEAFVIEGTIQRNLFRLYRKFRTADYPMREFSSVDEARIWINPIPLEVIEEA; via the coding sequence ATGGAATTTCACATAGAAAATAAGAACTCGACAGTTTACGTTGATGAACATGGCATATTCACAATCAAATACAAAGTTGACTGCAAATTAGAAGTAGAAGACTTTAAAACAATCGTAGATATTTTTGCTGAATGGAGCCAGGGTGAAGCATGGAAAGTGTTGCATATATTTCCGAAAGGTGCTTCGGCTAGTGGAGAGGCCCGAAATTACGGTGCAAAAAGAAAAAAGAGATGTAGTGCTGAGGCATTTGTAATTGAAGGAACCATTCAAAGAAATTTATTTAGATTATACAGAAAATTCAGAACTGCTGATTACCCTATGCGCGAATTTTCCTCAGTTGACGAAGCCAGAATTTGGATTAATCCGATTCCTTTGGAAGTGATTGAAGAGGCATAA
- a CDS encoding SHOCT domain-containing protein, which translates to MNTILLGMIGGGQVLAVFLLLLLGAGAIVLIVVYATKSTPQPTKQVQKPQVKPNIPPKITETKPLVEKKQIDHDTIEKLEKLNELKNKGALTEEEFQEQKKRLL; encoded by the coding sequence ATGAACACTATTTTACTTGGAATGATTGGTGGTGGCCAAGTGCTAGCCGTATTTTTACTTTTATTGTTAGGTGCAGGTGCCATTGTTTTAATTGTTGTATACGCTACCAAAAGCACCCCACAACCTACTAAACAAGTACAAAAACCTCAGGTAAAACCAAACATTCCTCCTAAAATCACGGAAACCAAACCCCTGGTAGAGAAAAAACAAATAGATCATGACACCATTGAAAAACTTGAGAAACTTAATGAGCTTAAGAACAAAGGTGCTTTAACAGAAGAAGAGTTTCAAGAACAAAAGAAACGCCTCTTATAG
- a CDS encoding histidine kinase translates to MKHLLSYLLLTILSHFTFGQFEPTYRQLSVADGLPSNTIYDVTQGVNGEILIGHQYGVSRYNGIKVNEFLTNEQTPSLSNITLVFGDMYLCRSFNDQIYLINDNRLLLWDTQSSKARGYSTFMRFNDWIYQLKGNKILKIWDGNKQIEDNVLELDSIRTLYAIAEHQGLLCLSTQDSVIWINPVNNNVEGTLEVGSERHIFLYNRDENLMIFKSLDNKLHFVDQSGLSQPIILEGFNVNHKVNFIKETKGGLTAIGTFAGLYLYDQNFNLIGHYYQDMQISCMMEDAENNIWLGTLQDGILIIPSLQIYSLYTKQLFNDKTTISKIETIDDSLIAIGTFQGKLAIVDLKGELQHMFDFERRDEVQSIYVNKEKNELLVFCKTLISIDLSNWKIKHEQEVFPVKSSYVIDDTVFCGTSAGLSVFLNDIQIYTGEKEMWIRNIISFEKGLLLDAPSGIAYFNPTNLKVEDHPILSSIKEYTDPTNFLQIGDTLFFSSKGSVLYVYLQNIKPLFETASPKIRSLTYLNGQIYAADNKTIYAQDGSIINSSKGLMLNEIKGMSVIDNSLLVYNTEKFQLFRAFKTANHLSPQLSIKSIKGSYDDKMVTSFYDNSLQIEYEILPNISAQGNAKIIYHLSGKIEESDTLTAAEVNEVSFERLPYGDYNLSLTAQNEDGKTSDPYELHLTVNRPYYASWWFRIGLVLLVVVISIVVIRLRIKVLQKKNKEKLEKERLKTHLLLSELKAIRSQMDPHFIFNCLSAIQSNILSDEKEDAYQNLTVFTQLLREALLYTSREFNSLEEETSFIKKYIQLEQMRYQHPFDFSMEIDPKIKMAVVKLPSLITQPFVENAIRHGLMHKEGERTLKYAVAQQNNGDIIIQIIDNGVGLEKAKAINAEMRKNHQSTGIKSIYERIELLGKRGFNYHLDMTSDKLGTTVTFTIKKND, encoded by the coding sequence ATGAAACACTTGCTATCGTATTTATTACTGACAATTTTGTCTCATTTTACTTTTGGTCAATTTGAACCAACCTACCGACAATTGTCTGTGGCAGATGGACTTCCTTCCAATACAATTTATGATGTCACTCAAGGAGTTAATGGTGAAATATTAATTGGACATCAATATGGTGTAAGTAGATACAATGGAATAAAGGTCAATGAATTTTTAACCAATGAGCAAACCCCTTCATTATCTAACATTACGCTTGTATTTGGTGATATGTATTTGTGTAGAAGTTTCAATGATCAAATTTATCTCATCAACGATAATCGCTTGTTATTATGGGATACGCAATCAAGCAAGGCAAGGGGGTATAGTACTTTTATGCGATTTAATGACTGGATTTATCAATTAAAAGGAAATAAAATTCTAAAAATTTGGGATGGGAATAAACAAATAGAAGACAATGTGTTGGAACTAGATTCAATAAGAACTTTGTACGCAATAGCTGAGCATCAAGGATTGCTATGTTTATCAACTCAAGATTCGGTTATTTGGATTAATCCTGTCAATAATAATGTGGAAGGGACGCTTGAAGTAGGAAGTGAGAGACACATCTTTTTATATAATCGAGATGAAAACTTGATGATTTTTAAGTCCCTAGACAATAAACTTCATTTTGTAGATCAGTCAGGCTTGTCACAGCCAATAATTTTAGAGGGATTCAATGTTAATCACAAGGTCAATTTTATAAAGGAAACTAAAGGTGGATTAACTGCCATTGGAACATTTGCCGGATTGTATTTGTATGATCAAAATTTCAATTTAATTGGGCATTATTATCAGGATATGCAGATTTCATGTATGATGGAAGATGCAGAAAACAATATTTGGCTGGGTACACTTCAAGATGGAATTTTGATCATTCCTTCTTTGCAGATTTACAGTTTATATACCAAACAGTTGTTCAACGATAAAACTACCATTTCCAAAATAGAGACCATTGATGATTCATTGATTGCGATTGGCACTTTTCAAGGTAAACTAGCCATTGTTGATTTGAAAGGAGAATTGCAGCATATGTTTGATTTTGAAAGGAGAGATGAAGTGCAGTCAATATATGTCAACAAAGAGAAAAATGAATTGCTTGTTTTTTGCAAAACCTTAATTAGCATTGACTTAAGTAACTGGAAAATTAAGCATGAGCAAGAGGTTTTTCCTGTAAAAAGTAGTTATGTTATTGATGATACAGTTTTTTGTGGAACATCAGCTGGTCTGTCGGTCTTTTTAAATGATATTCAAATTTATACAGGTGAAAAAGAAATGTGGATCAGGAATATTATTTCGTTTGAAAAAGGTTTGTTGCTGGATGCCCCATCCGGTATTGCCTATTTTAACCCAACTAATCTTAAAGTAGAAGATCATCCCATACTTAGCTCAATTAAAGAATATACAGATCCCACTAATTTTCTGCAAATAGGAGATACGCTATTTTTTAGCAGTAAAGGATCTGTACTGTATGTTTATCTACAAAATATTAAACCACTTTTTGAAACAGCTTCTCCTAAAATCAGATCACTCACTTATTTAAATGGCCAGATATATGCGGCAGATAATAAAACTATCTATGCGCAGGATGGATCTATTATAAATTCTTCAAAAGGTTTAATGCTTAATGAGATAAAAGGCATGTCAGTAATTGATAATTCTTTGCTTGTTTACAATACCGAAAAATTTCAATTGTTCAGAGCGTTTAAAACTGCAAATCATTTGTCGCCTCAATTATCTATAAAAAGTATAAAAGGATCGTATGATGATAAGATGGTTACTTCATTTTATGATAATTCCTTGCAAATTGAATATGAAATTCTACCAAACATTTCCGCCCAGGGCAATGCAAAAATCATTTATCATTTAAGTGGTAAAATTGAAGAATCAGACACCTTAACTGCTGCAGAAGTAAACGAAGTTTCATTTGAGAGATTGCCTTATGGAGATTACAATTTAAGCTTAACTGCACAAAATGAAGATGGAAAAACATCTGATCCATATGAGCTTCATCTTACAGTTAATAGGCCTTATTATGCAAGTTGGTGGTTCAGGATTGGGCTTGTTCTATTGGTGGTTGTGATTTCAATTGTTGTGATCAGACTACGTATCAAAGTCCTGCAAAAAAAGAACAAAGAGAAATTGGAAAAAGAGCGTCTAAAAACACACCTACTTTTATCTGAACTCAAAGCCATCAGATCGCAGATGGATCCGCATTTTATTTTTAATTGTTTAAGTGCAATTCAAAGCAATATACTGAGTGATGAAAAAGAAGATGCTTATCAAAATTTAACCGTATTTACGCAGCTTTTAAGAGAAGCACTGCTGTATACATCACGTGAATTTAATAGTCTGGAAGAAGAGACCAGTTTTATTAAAAAATACATTCAGTTGGAGCAAATGCGTTATCAGCATCCTTTTGATTTTAGCATGGAGATAGATCCCAAGATTAAAATGGCTGTTGTAAAATTGCCATCTCTCATTACGCAGCCATTTGTAGAAAATGCCATTCGTCATGGATTGATGCATAAAGAAGGAGAGCGAACTTTAAAATATGCTGTTGCACAGCAAAACAATGGTGATATTATTATCCAAATAATTGATAATGGGGTAGGGCTTGAAAAAGCAAAAGCTATTAATGCCGAGATGAGAAAAAATCATCAGTCAACTGGTATTAAATCTATTTATGAACGCATTGAATTGTTGGGTAAAAGAGGATTCAATTATCATTTGGATATGACCTCTGACAAATTGGGAACCACAGTTACATTTACAATTAAGAAAAATGACTGA
- a CDS encoding LytR/AlgR family response regulator transcription factor has protein sequence MTEQRDNYLDIIIVDDEQHAIKLLKNVLNLFPNNVRVVGEATDLPQAVQLINQTKPHAVFMDINMPKYSGLQVNDFFDENRDFKLVYVTAHSQHAIEALRIQAFDYILKPIEKQQLERCIERLNTFFDQEREQVKEAQISATEKKVAINSHQGIQYLNLDEIDFVEASGMYSVVHTDNKQIIVSKPLKSFEFLTKNGFYRVHRSFLINTQKVKRYSKVDVYEIEMLSGARIPVSRNKKEEFVRFMREFYSG, from the coding sequence ATGACTGAGCAAAGAGATAATTACCTGGATATTATAATAGTAGATGATGAGCAACATGCTATCAAACTATTAAAAAATGTACTGAATCTTTTTCCTAATAACGTCCGTGTGGTTGGAGAGGCTACTGATTTGCCACAGGCGGTACAGTTGATCAATCAAACCAAGCCGCATGCAGTTTTTATGGACATCAACATGCCCAAATATTCAGGATTACAGGTAAACGACTTTTTTGATGAGAACAGAGATTTTAAGTTGGTTTATGTCACAGCTCACAGTCAGCATGCTATTGAAGCTTTGCGAATTCAAGCATTTGATTACATCCTAAAACCAATAGAAAAGCAACAGTTGGAACGTTGCATTGAGCGCTTAAATACCTTTTTTGATCAAGAAAGAGAACAAGTAAAAGAAGCTCAGATTAGTGCAACAGAAAAAAAGGTAGCCATCAATTCACATCAAGGTATTCAGTATCTCAATTTAGATGAAATTGATTTTGTAGAGGCATCCGGCATGTACTCAGTAGTACACACAGATAATAAACAAATCATAGTATCAAAACCGCTAAAATCTTTTGAGTTTCTTACTAAAAATGGCTTTTACCGCGTCCACCGTTCATTTTTAATCAACACACAAAAAGTAAAGCGCTACAGCAAGGTAGATGTTTACGAAATTGAAATGCTAAGCGGCGCCAGGATTCCGGTTTCCAGAAACAAAAAAGAAGAGTTTGTTCGCTTTATGCGGGAGTTTTATAGTGGTTAA
- a CDS encoding T9SS type A sorting domain-containing protein: MKIKFSLLSFLFVSIQSFAQYQWSEIGAFDGPVNALEVHENKIFAGGYFDVVNGNTSNFSAIYENNAFTYNGNSLTGIGIQGFAVYNDTLWSANVMYFGSSYGIAKWDGNTWIDGGNNYSIGFFGAYANDTVLYLGGFNGKIIKKTGTAQWVELPPTAATNDEIKDLTIFNDQLVMAGDFVSSAGTTLNYVGTYNGNSWDAFGSGLDSIAWCTTVYNNELYVGGEFLNAGGNGAKFIAKWNGTTWSDVGGSVTGSGSAGIRDMLVYNNKLYVAGDFDEIGGVAANGIAYWDGSIWSSMDFPANYSYPHCIEILDNYLYAGTYEGWTLQDTSHLLKAPISLASIDEADISLNVFPNPTYNSIQIQSGSNLEWIKIIDQQGKILIDEKVNQQEVLKYDISYLAKGIYFIQCQTQKGLKTVKIVKK; encoded by the coding sequence ATGAAAATTAAATTTTCCCTTTTGTCATTTCTCTTTGTTTCAATTCAAAGTTTTGCCCAGTATCAATGGTCTGAAATTGGAGCCTTTGATGGTCCGGTTAATGCATTAGAAGTCCATGAAAATAAGATATTTGCCGGTGGATATTTTGACGTTGTCAATGGAAACACCTCCAATTTCTCAGCAATCTATGAAAACAATGCTTTTACTTATAATGGGAATTCTTTAACAGGAATTGGAATACAAGGATTTGCAGTTTATAATGACACTTTATGGTCGGCCAATGTGATGTATTTTGGGAGCAGTTATGGAATAGCAAAATGGGATGGGAATACCTGGATAGATGGTGGAAACAATTATTCCATAGGTTTTTTTGGAGCCTATGCAAACGATACCGTTTTGTATTTAGGAGGTTTTAATGGTAAAATAATTAAAAAAACCGGCACTGCACAATGGGTAGAATTACCGCCAACAGCGGCTACCAATGATGAAATAAAAGATCTTACGATATTCAATGATCAATTAGTGATGGCGGGTGATTTTGTTTCGTCAGCTGGTACTACCCTAAATTATGTAGGAACTTATAATGGCAACAGTTGGGATGCTTTTGGAAGTGGGCTTGATTCAATTGCTTGGTGCACTACAGTCTATAACAATGAACTATATGTTGGCGGAGAGTTTTTAAATGCAGGTGGAAACGGAGCTAAATTTATCGCTAAGTGGAACGGTACTACATGGTCAGATGTTGGAGGATCGGTTACCGGATCCGGATCTGCCGGAATACGAGACATGCTAGTTTATAACAATAAATTATACGTTGCTGGAGATTTTGATGAAATTGGTGGAGTTGCTGCAAACGGTATTGCCTATTGGGATGGTTCTATATGGAGTAGCATGGATTTTCCAGCGAATTACAGTTATCCACATTGCATAGAAATATTAGATAATTATTTGTATGCAGGAACATATGAAGGCTGGACTTTACAAGACACATCCCATTTGCTTAAGGCACCAATATCATTGGCAAGCATAGACGAAGCTGATATTTCTTTAAACGTTTTTCCTAACCCTACATATAATTCTATTCAAATTCAATCTGGATCAAATCTTGAATGGATAAAAATCATTGATCAGCAGGGAAAAATTTTAATTGATGAAAAAGTAAATCAACAAGAAGTTTTGAAATATGACATTTCTTATTTAGCAAAAGGGATCTACTTCATTCAATGTCAAACCCAAAAGGGTTTGAAGACAGTGAAAATTGTGAAGAAATAA